The following nucleotide sequence is from Marinitoga sp. 38H-ov.
TTGTGCATGGGGGGATAGAATTACTATAGTTATATAATAACTCAGAGTTAGAATGCTTTTTTTTAAAAATAAATATCAAATTTATTAATTATACGAAAACATTATACATGAATGGGGATATTATGAAAAATGAAATATTATTGTTATCACCAAAAATCGACTTAATAAAGACTAACAAGGGAGCTATATTAAAATATATTGGCGGAACTAATTTGATCTTTTTAACTCATACTGAAGCATATTTTTTGTCATTATGTGATGGAACAAAAAATATTGAAGAAATAGTATTAAATATTTCTAACTTATATGATGTACCATACAATACAGTTGAAAATGATCTAACCGATTTAATAAATAAATATTTAAAAGCTAATATAATTAGTATTTTACCTCAGAAATTAAGTAAAAGATTATCTAGATATAAAAAAGATGAATTTATTTTTATTCCTGAAATAGATAATCCTACGATTATACCTCAAAAAATAAATAGTATAGGTTTTTCCTTACAGATTATTGTCCTTTAAATTGTGATTATTGCTTTGGTAGATTTAATCCAAACACTTCTAGAACATATTTACCAACTGAAAAAGT
It contains:
- a CDS encoding PqqD family protein, whose product is MKNEILLLSPKIDLIKTNKGAILKYIGGTNLIFLTHTEAYFLSLCDGTKNIEEIVLNISNLYDVPYNTVENDLTDLINKYLKANIISILPQKLSKRLSRYKKDEFIFIPEIDNPTIIPQKINSIGFSLQIIVL